From the genome of Aquificaceae bacterium:
GGCTGAGGAGCTTGAGAGCCTTGCAAACCAAATAGGTGGTCTAAGGGGCGTAAAACTTTCTAAGCTAAGCAGAGTTTGTCTTCCTGAGTTGTAAGCTTTGCAGAAGGTCCCAGACCCTCTCCTCTATTTCGTCCCTAACCTTTCTAAAAAATTCAAGTTTTTCTTCTATTGTTCCCTCAAAGCTTGCTGGGTCTGGAAGGTCCCAATGAACCATTTTAGAGCCGGGTAATACGGGACAGGTTTGTTTTGCACTATCGCAGAGGGTTATAACAAGGTCAAGCTCTTGGTAGGGTATAGCTTCAAGCCCTTTGGGTCTTTGAGAGGTTATGTCTATGCCCTTTTCCCTCATTACCTCTATGGCAAGGGGGTTTATTTCCTTTGCGGGTTCTGAGCCAGCGGAGTATACTTGAATGTTGATTTTTAAGATTTCCGCCAGTCTTCTTGCAAAACCTTCCGCCATCTGACTTCTCGCTGAGTTGCCAGTGCATATAAAACCTATCTTCATGACTTTATATTCTATTTCTTGGATGTTAAGATTTTATTAAGATGATAGGCTATAAAGAGGCTTATTACTCAGCCCTGAAGAAGATAGGAGAGAATCTCCCTAAGTGTTTTGGTGAAAATCTCCTTTCCCTTGTGGTTTTGGTTCTGTAGCAAAAGAGACCTTTTCTCCAGAGTCAGACATTAACCTACTTGTTATCCTTGAAGACTTTAAGAGTAAAAGGGAAGAGTATGTGAGTTTGTTTGAATGCCTTGAGGAAGTAAAAGAGGTAAACCCCATAATCCTTAAGAAGGAACAACTAAGAGAATCCTTATGGTTTCTATGGGATTGTAAGTTTATCATTTTGTATGACAAAGAGGGTTTCTTTAAAAGTTTCGTGGAGAGGCTCATGGAGTTTCTTCGTAAAAATGTGGTGAAGGTGGAAGGGAGGATGTCCCACTATGAGGTTATAAATGGTAAACCCTGAACTTGAAGATGTTAAGATTTTATTAAAGATGAAAAGACAAGGTATTAAGGAAAGGAAAAGGCTTGAGATAATAAGGACTGCCTGCAGGTTGTTTTCCGAAAAGGGTTACTATAACACCACTATGCCGGATATAGCACAAGCAGTGGGCATGAGCGTTGGAAACCTCTACAACTACTTTGAATCTAAGGAGGAGCTGGCAAAGGAAATAATGATGACCGTCTCTGATTGGGTGGGTGAGAGGCTCAGGAAAATAAACGAGATGGAAGTTAACATGCATGAGAAGGTAAGGATGTTTGTTAGGAGTTTTTTTGAGATAGCCATTGAAGAGCCTGAGCTTATAAGCTACTTCCTTAGGGTCTATCTGGTAAACAGAGAAGTTTTCAGCGATGGATGTGAGGGTTTTGCATGCGTTGCAAGTGTTATAACGGAGGTTATGGTTTTTCTTAGCGATGGAATAGAAAAGGGAGAGTTTAGAAATCAGAGCTTTTATCCAGCCTTTACCACCATGATGGGAACTCTTGGTGGTATGGTCTTTCTCCATAAAGAGGGGCTTCTTGATAAACACCTCATGGACTATGTGGAAGAGGTTTCGGAGAACATATGGAGAGCCCTAAAGACTTAATGGACTACCCCTGCCACCTGTATTTGTAGTAAGCATTACAGGCACCTTCAGAGGAGACCATGCAGGAGCCTATCGGGTTTGATGGCGTGCAGACACTGGCAAAGAGCTTGCAATCCTTAGGCTGTGCAACACCTCTTATAACCTTACCGCATATGCAAGCTGGATGCTCCTTTGGTCTTGGCAGGCTGATTGAAAACCTTCTTTCGGCGTCAAAGTCCGCAAACCTTGAATTTATCTTAAGAGAGCTGTAAGGTATAATACCAAGCCCACGCCATTCAAACTCCTTTCTTAGTTCAAAAACTTCAGCAACCAGTCTCTGAGCCTTGAGGTTTCCTTCTCTACTTACCGCCCTTGCATACTGGTTTTCTACCAGAGCCTTTTTCTCAGATATCTGTCTAACTATCATATAGACCGCTTGCATAAGGTCAAGAGGCTCAAAGCCAGAAATCACCACAGGCTTTAAAAACTCCTCCGCGAAGTATTCGTAAGGCTTAGTCCCTATTATGACGCTCACATGCCCAGGACCTATAAAGGCGTCTATCTCCACTTTTCCATACTCTCTAACTTCTGGTGCGTTGAGAATATGCTGTATTGCTGCAGGTGTGATAACGTGGTTTGAAACCACAGAGAGGTTTCTTATTCCCAGCTCCTTAGCCTTTTTTATAAGCACTGCGGTTTGTGGAGTGGTAGTTTCAAAGCCTATGGCAAAAAAGACCACTTCCTTTGTCGGGTTTTCTTGGGCTATCTTTATGGTGTCAAGGCACGAATAGACCATTCTAACATCCCTTCCCTCCGCCCTTAGGTCAAGAAGGCTCTTCCTGTTTGAGCCTGGGACTCTTAGCACATCTCCATAGGTGCAAAGTATAACCTTTTCTTGGCTTGCCAACTCAAGGGCAAGGTCAACCCTCTGCATAGGCAGGACACACACAGGACATCCTGGACCGTGAACAAAACGAACATAACCCTCAAGAAGCTGGTCTATGCCGTGCTTTAGTATGGTATGAGTGTGCCCTCCGCAAAACTCCATTATCCTTATAACCTTGCCCAGCCTTTCCACAGATGCCTTTATGGCTCTCTCAAGCCTTTTTATAGCATCCGCCTCTCTAAAGCTAAGTGTAAGTTTCATCTTCCTCCTCCAGAATCTGCTCAAAGAGCTTGAGGCTTTCAAGGGCGTAGTCTTCCTCTAACTTCTGGATGGCAAAACCCACATGAACAAGAACCCAATCTCCAATGGCTACCTCATCCTGAAGAAGCTCAAGGGATACAAGCCTTTTTGCTCCAAAGGTTT
Proteins encoded in this window:
- a CDS encoding arsenate reductase ArsC; this encodes MKIGFICTGNSARSQMAEGFARRLAEILKINIQVYSAGSEPAKEINPLAIEVMREKGIDITSQRPKGLEAIPYQELDLVITLCDSAKQTCPVLPGSKMVHWDLPDPASFEGTIEEKLEFFRKVRDEIEERVWDLLQSLQLRKTNSA
- a CDS encoding TetR/AcrR family transcriptional regulator, producing the protein MVNPELEDVKILLKMKRQGIKERKRLEIIRTACRLFSEKGYYNTTMPDIAQAVGMSVGNLYNYFESKEELAKEIMMTVSDWVGERLRKINEMEVNMHEKVRMFVRSFFEIAIEEPELISYFLRVYLVNREVFSDGCEGFACVASVITEVMVFLSDGIEKGEFRNQSFYPAFTTMMGTLGGMVFLHKEGLLDKHLMDYVEEVSENIWRALKT
- the hypD gene encoding hydrogenase formation protein HypD — protein: MKLTLSFREADAIKRLERAIKASVERLGKVIRIMEFCGGHTHTILKHGIDQLLEGYVRFVHGPGCPVCVLPMQRVDLALELASQEKVILCTYGDVLRVPGSNRKSLLDLRAEGRDVRMVYSCLDTIKIAQENPTKEVVFFAIGFETTTPQTAVLIKKAKELGIRNLSVVSNHVITPAAIQHILNAPEVREYGKVEIDAFIGPGHVSVIIGTKPYEYFAEEFLKPVVISGFEPLDLMQAVYMIVRQISEKKALVENQYARAVSREGNLKAQRLVAEVFELRKEFEWRGLGIIPYSSLKINSRFADFDAERRFSISLPRPKEHPACICGKVIRGVAQPKDCKLFASVCTPSNPIGSCMVSSEGACNAYYKYRWQG
- a CDS encoding HypC/HybG/HupF family hydrogenase formation chaperone — its product is MNIQEVDMCLAVPSKVVEIREDNTAVVETFGAKRLVSLELLQDEVAIGDWVLVHVGFAIQKLEEDYALESLKLFEQILEEEDETYT